ACCCTCCAATCCTCTGTATGGGGATGTCATGATTCGCAAACTCAGTTCTGCGGCCCAGATGAGCATGGATGCAATGAACTTTCCCCCTCATGCGCCAGCCTATCTTCGCGCAGGTATATTAGATATGCACCAGCTGCTGACTGATTTTCAGAATTTCTGGAGGGAAAACTCCGCAATCTGGCAGGAACGTTTTCAGTACAAGGAAGCTGCTCCACACCTGATTCTTATGGCCTTTTTGCAGCGCATCATCAATTCCGGTGGCCGGATAGACCGGGAAATGGCCACAGGTCGTGGTCGCATTGATGTGTGCATCCATTATGAAAATCAGCGTTACCCGCTGGAAATCAAAATTCGTAAAGACGCCCAGACCCTGGCGGAAGGCAAGGCGCAGTTGGCCCGCTACATGGAAACCCTGGACTGCGATGAGGGCTGGTTAGTTATCTTTGACCGGCGCGTAAAGCCCTCCTGGAAAAGCAGGCTGTTCTGGAAAACCATAAAGGCTGATCAGCACACGATTCACGCTGTGGGGTGCTGAAAGTTCTAAAATCTTGAGTTTTAGAGCAAAGTTCCTGTCCTCTTCTTTCCATAAAAGGGTTGGCTCTTCGACGTTTCATGTGGAATTTACGTAAAAGTCCGGCACACTGCGCAATCTCTGTTCGGAGCCCCAGCCGGAGGCATCTCCGTCCGTCGCCCATGATTGAAGTAGGCACGAGAAAGCTAAGCCCGTCAAGGCATGGCGAAAACCATCCCCGAAGGGGACTGCCTTGACGGGCTTGGCGCTAGTGCCATCATAAAGGGGGCGAAAAGAGTCTCCGGACACTACATGATTTTTGCTGCAATTCCACATAAAACGTCGAAGAACCTATCTTTTTTTGGGTTGCGGGTACAATCCGCGTTAGACATAATATATGTTTTCAGTTCTTAACCCACTGATCTTCCTTCCTGCTCCAGCTTGGCATTTAAAAATCTGGCCCCTGATTCTGACAGGCCCAGTTTTTGTGCAGCATCTTTTATCCCTACATTTTTATCGGCTTTAAGTACAGCGACAAATTCTTTTTCCAGCTCTTCTAGCCAGTCCTCAAACAGTGGTAAAAGATCCGGCTCTGAAATACTTGTCAGAATTTCTGACCTGGATACTCTGTCAACCAGTGATTTGCAAATCTGAGTTGGATCGACACCTTCGTCCAGACATTTAGCCAGTCAGAGATGAACCATGCTGGATACTTTATCATCTGCATCACTACTGAAAAGGCCAAGAATATAATGAACTCTTTCCTCTTCATTGAGCTGAGAAAGCAGTTTGACCATCGGCATTTTCAGTATTTCAAGGGAATCTTGAGGCTCCATGGAGTTTAAGGCACTAAGTATCTGAGTCTGGGCGGAGTCGTGTGGGGTTGACATAATAGGTTTTGCTCCTGAAGATTTTTAACTTGGGTTGTATGAAAAAGCGCTTAGAAAAAATACATTCTTGATTTTAAGAGAGTGTCCGACATGCTGTTCAGGGTTTTAACAAGGTCAAGAATCTTTGGGTCTGCTAATTGATAATAGACAAACGGCCCTTTTCTTTCAACCTGAACAAGGCAGGTCCTTTTAAGCTCCCGCAAATGATGCGATACCAGAGGTTGTGAAAGATCAAGCTTTTCAACCAGGGCGCTGACAGACTGCTTTTCATTTCCTAAGCATTCCAGGATGCGCAGCCGGTTTTTGTCTGCCAAAGACTTGGCAAGCTGGGCCGCATTAAAGTATCTGCCTGCTTTCATTTTGTCTGGTTCATCCTGGGACAATTTGCTCTCCTTGTACTGTCCATGTGGGTGGAGATATTTATGCTTCTTGAAAGCCACTGATCAGCATGTCGGCTTAAACTATTCTCATCGTATCCCACAAAACACATTAAATGTCACGGCTAAGTCTTACGTTTCAGTTGCAATTAAAAGCACAACACTTTGTCTGCCTCGCAAATCAGTTTGTAAAGTTCCTTTTGATTTGATTTTTTCAGTCTCTCATCTTCATCCACACCGTGGATGCCCATGGATTTCTGTCAGGCGGCGAGAGACCCTTCACTCAAGGTGAAGATTTTGGCCTGCTCATTTATAGGATACTGCTCTGAGTCTCCTTGATTGTAATTTACAGCAGGTCCGTTGAGAAAAATGTTCACATCGTCGTCATGGTTTAACATAAGGTTTGCCAGACGAAAGGCATTCCAGATAACTTCCGGATCAGGGGTTGAGACAATCATGGTGCAGTTCATAAATCCTCCTTGGTTGTTATGATTTGGCTTTTTTGCCGGGAAGAAAAAAATCAGACTTGGTATGTAATGAGCATCTACAAGCGTATAAATAGATATTTATATGTTAACTGACAGCTGTCAATACATGGATTGAAAGTTTTCATAATTGGGGGCATGCTAAATTCTTGAAAGACAAAATTTCTGACCCAGGAACAGCCTCTAAAATGAGGGAAGGCCTGGAAAATTTCTATTCGGTGATCAAAGCACAGGATGCTAATATCAGGTTCGCCATTCTCGCCGGGGTTTCCAAGTTTTCCCAGGCCACCATTTTTTCCGGGCTCAACAATCTGAGAGATATTACCTTAAGTCCACAATACGCAACCATTTGCGGCTATACGGAATCCGAGATGACCGAGGTGTTTGCCGAACACTTAGAAGGAAAAAACCTGGAAGATATCCGTAAATGGTACAACGACTATTCCTGGCTTGGAGAGTGCGTTTACAACCCTTTCAGTATTCTTAATTATCTGCAGGAAGGTGAGTTCAGCAACTACTGGTTTGAGAGCGGTACACCAGAATTTCTGCTCAAGCTGTTTCTTGCCCGCAAGTACCTGGCCCCCAACCTGGAAAACACCGTGGCCACGGCACGTCTGCTGGGCAGTTTTGATGTGGACAGCATCGAGCTCGAGACCATGATGTTCCAGACCGGGTATCTGACCATTCAGGAACGTCAGCAGTTCGGCAATATGATCGCATACCGGCTGGATTATCCTAATTTGGAATTGCGCATGAGTTTTGCGGACAGTTTCTCTGCGTTTCTGGTTTCACATCGGGATGTTTATGAAAAATGCAAAAAAGATCTGTATCAGGCTCTGTCAGCCGTCCGGGTCGATGATGTCAAAAAGGTCTTTCGCGCCCTGTTTGCCGCCATTCCCCACGAATGGTACCGCAAAAACAAGCTGAACGAATACGAAGGGTATTACGCCTCTATTTTCTATTGCTCCTTCACAGCTCTGGGCTTAGATGTCACGGCCGAGGATACCACAAATCACGGCCGGATTGATATGACTGTGCGCCATGAAAACCGGGTCTTCATCTTTGAATTCAAGGTGTTGGACCTCGACAAAACTCCGGGCACGGCGACTGGAAAATGCCGGGTATGGACGGAATATCCATGGCTCGCGAGATTAAACAGCTGCCCATTAAACACCAGCCCGGTCTGCTTATGGCTACTGCCTACAGCGATGAACTGAATATGGAACATGCCCATCAGGATCTTTTTTCCCTTGTCATGCGCAAGCCTGTTACTGTATCAGTATTGAACGATGCTCTGCTGTCGGTTCTGTCGGAAGAGAAAAGTGAAGAACGTTTTGTCAGCACATGTGATCTTGATATGGAGCTTGCCAAAAGACAGGGTTCCCGTATTCTAATGGCGGAGGACAACGTGGTTAACCAGGACGTGACTGCACAGTTGTTGCGTGATGTGGGAATGGATGTCACCATTGCAGGGGATGGGATGCAGGCATTAAACTTGTTCAAATCAGAATCTTTTGATCTGATCATCATGGATGTGCAGATGCCGGAACTCGATGGTCTGGAGGCAACGAGGCGCATTCGTGAGCTTGAGGCTGCGTTAAGAAAGAACAGTAAGGAACAGCCCGGCGCTTCAATTTCAAACCAGACTGCCCAAACCAATGTTCATACGCAAAAGGGCATAAACATTCTGGCCATGACAGCCAACGCATTTGGCGAGGACAGAGAGATATGTCTTGAAGCCGGAATGAACGACCATATCCCCAAGCCTGTAGATCCCTTGGTGCTTTATAAAACACTTGTGCTGTATCTCAAGCCAAGGCATACAGTTGAAGATCTAACTCATGTATCCGACAAAATTTGCTGCAATTTGACAATGAACACTCCAGAGCCTGATGTCCCGGATTCATTGCGAAACATTCAGGGGCTTGATGTGGATGCCGGCCTGCGCACAGTGCGCTGCAAACCGGAGCGTTACCTGAGTATGTTGCGACAGTTTTTGGAAAATCATAAGCATGATGCTGAAAAAATGAATGCTGATTTTGCAGAAGACAATATCGAGGAATTGCAGCATAATGCTCATGCACTCAAAGGACTGGCAGCCAACATGGGAGCCAGGGATTTGTCCCTTGGAGCTGGTGAGCTGGAGGCTGTGTGCAAACATCAGAAAACTCATCGTATATCTGAAGCTCTTGATTTTGTTTCTGATACATTATCCAGGCTAATTGCAGATCTTTCTGAATTTTTTGCAGAGCTGAAATCTTCTACAGCCCAGAAAGATGAAAATGTTGAGGTGGATTATGTCCGGATCAGATCAGTTCTTGAGCAGCT
The window above is part of the Desulfonatronovibrio magnus genome. Proteins encoded here:
- the tsoR gene encoding ArsR/SmtB-type metalloregulator TsoR, with amino-acid sequence MSQDEPDKMKAGRYFNAAQLAKSLADKNRLRILECLGNEKQSVSALVEKLDLSQPLVSHHLRELKRTCLVQVERKGPFVYYQLADPKILDLVKTLNSMSDTLLKSRMYFF
- a CDS encoding AAA family ATPase; the encoded protein is MKDKISDPGTASKMREGLENFYSVIKAQDANIRFAILAGVSKFSQATIFSGLNNLRDITLSPQYATICGYTESEMTEVFAEHLEGKNLEDIRKWYNDYSWLGECVYNPFSILNYLQEGEFSNYWFESGTPEFLLKLFLARKYLAPNLENTVATARLLGSFDVDSIELETMMFQTGYLTIQERQQFGNMIAYRLDYPNLELRMSFADSFSAFLVSHRDVYEKCKKDLYQALSAVRVDDVKKVFRALFAAIPHEWYRKNKLNEYEGYYASIFYCSFTALGLDVTAEDTTNHGRIDMTVRHENRVFIFEFKVLDLDKTPGTATGKCRVWTEYPWLARLNSCPLNTSPVCLWLLPTAMN
- a CDS encoding response regulator, whose amino-acid sequence is MDGISMAREIKQLPIKHQPGLLMATAYSDELNMEHAHQDLFSLVMRKPVTVSVLNDALLSVLSEEKSEERFVSTCDLDMELAKRQGSRILMAEDNVVNQDVTAQLLRDVGMDVTIAGDGMQALNLFKSESFDLIIMDVQMPELDGLEATRRIRELEAALRKNSKEQPGASISNQTAQTNVHTQKGINILAMTANAFGEDREICLEAGMNDHIPKPVDPLVLYKTLVLYLKPRHTVEDLTHVSDKICCNLTMNTPEPDVPDSLRNIQGLDVDAGLRTVRCKPERYLSMLRQFLENHKHDAEKMNADFAEDNIEELQHNAHALKGLAANMGARDLSLGAGELEAVCKHQKTHRISEALDFVSDTLSRLIADLSEFFAELKSSTAQKDENVEVDYVRIRSVLEQLEEMLDNNDTGAGELCDAEKLMLQAAFGETAKDLVRKVHDFDYDEAIEVLGTMKDSL